A window of the Equus asinus isolate D_3611 breed Donkey chromosome 20, EquAss-T2T_v2, whole genome shotgun sequence genome harbors these coding sequences:
- the ARHGAP32 gene encoding rho GTPase-activating protein 32 isoform X4: MKSRPTKQKLKQRGILKERVFGCDLGEHLLNSGFEVPQVLQSCTAFIERYGIVDGIYRLSGVASNIQRLRHEFDSEHVPDLTKEPYVQDIHSVGSLCKLYFRELPNPLLTYQLYEKFSDAVSAATDEERLIKIHDVIQQLPPPHYRTLEFLMRHLSLLADYCSITNMHAKNLAIVWAPNLLRSKQIESACFSGTAAFMEVRIQSVVVEFILNHVDVLFSGKISAAIQEGAASLSRPKSLLVSSPSTKLLTLEEAQARTQAQVNSPIVTENKYIEVGEGPAALQGRFHTIIEFPLERRRPQNKMKKSPVGSWRSFFNLGKSSSVSKRKLQRNESEPSEMKAMALKGGRAEGTLRSAKSEESLSSLHAVDGDSKLFRPRRPRSSSDALSASFNGEMLGNRCNSYDNLPHDNESEDEVGLLHIPALMSPHSAEDVDLSPPDIGVASLDFDPMSFQCSPPKAESECLESGAFFLDSLGDSKDKPSTNKKDTEAGGSQSQTPGSTASSEPVSPLQEKLSPFFTLDLSPTEEKSSKPSSFTEKVVYAFSPKIGRKLSKSPSMNISEPISVTLPTRVSEVIGVVSNTAAQNASSPTWNKSVEESDVINRSPTQLVKMKTNEREAQEGCESEVQPLDQVAAAEVESPGKEEQSVSSSQSKAVPSGQTLAGAVTHDPPQDSVPVSSVTLIPPPPPPKNVARLLALALAESAQQASTQSLKRPGTSQAAYTNYGDVAVAAPEDKLPHCHSSVTLDKAYVQTERPAEQLCLQNIASVNCDQPIPDPAALGGHTHSNATATGEQLQQADFPGNQPHRTCLSGDPEKARITSVPLADSKSDDHVSFPEDQSAKNNMPAVSFVDQERSQLHFYSGNQPPSYLGTSVDKPHHPSELADKSPTPSNFPRDKICPPSGSPEENTSTATMAYTTAAPATAEVSTREANWDVIEQPTAADFAAATLQRTHRTNRPLPAPPSQRSAEQLPVVGQVQAATNVGLNNSHKIQGVVPAPERPPEPRAMDDPAPVLVIDNSAAAQCPISTPALQPGLPEKVWDGARAPPLHLRAEPVPVHSSCGYTAPVPPTRTMESKIAAAIHSSSVDATSSSSYHPFVTASLASVDDILPLPLPVPQPKHASQKTAYATFARPDVIAEPFGPENCLHFGMTPNCQYRPQSVPPHHNKLEQHQVYGSRSEPPASMGPRYNTYVAPGRNASGHHSKPCSRVEYVSSLSSSTRSSCYPEDIPPYPTIRRVQSLHAPPSSMIRSVPISRTEVPPDDEPAYCPRPLYQYKPYQSSQARSDYHVTQLQPYFENGRVHYRYSPYSSSSSSYYSPDGALCDVDAYSTVQLRPLHRLPNRDFAFYNPRLQGKNLYGYAGLPPRPRANVTGYFSGNDYNNVVNVAPTADVKHTYTSWDLEDMEKYRMQSIRRESRARQKVKGPVMSQYDNMTPAVQDDLGGIYVIHLRSKSDPGKTGLLSVAEGKEGRHPVKAISPEGDDRFYRKHPEPEFDRAHHHGGYGNGQSEKPSLPQKQSSLRNRKLHDMGCSLPEHRAHQEASHRQLCESKNGPPYPQGAGQLDYGPKGIPDTSEPVSYHNSGGKYIISGQESLRLNHKEVRLSKEFERPRVRQPPAPEKHSRDCYKEEEHLTQSIAPPPKPERSHSLKLHHTQNVERDPSVLYQYQTHGKRQSSVTAVSQYDNLEGYHSPPQHQRGGFGGGVMGTYMPSGFPHPQNRTYATALGQGAFLPSELSLQHPETQIHAE; encoded by the exons ATGAAGTCTCGTCCAACAAAACAGAAGCTGAAACAACGGGGGATCTTGAAAGAGAGGGTATTTGGTTGTGACCTGGGGGAGCACCTTCTGAATTCTGGTTTTGAAG TACCCCAGGTTCTTCAAAGCTGTACAGCATTCATTGAGAGATATGGCATCGTGGATGGAATATATCGTCTCTCTGGAGTTGCCTCCAACATCCAGAGGCTACG CCATGAATTTGATTCTGAACATGTCCCCGACCTGACAAAAGAACCGTATGTTCAAGACATCCATTCTGTGGGCTCCCTCTGTAAGCTGTACTTCCGAGAGCTCCCAAACCCCCTGCTCACCTACCAGCTCTATGAGAAGTTTTCT GATGCTGTTTCAGCAGCAACCGATGAAGAAAGGCTGATAAAAATCCACGATGTCATCCAGCAGCTCCCCCCACCACACTACAG AACACTGGAGTTCCTAATGAGACACTTGTCTCTTCTAGCTGACTATTGTTCCATCACAAATATGCATGCAAAAAACCTAGCAATTGTTTGGGCTCCAAACCTGCTGAG ATCAAAACAGATAGAGTCTGCCTGCTTCAGTGGGACAGCAGCTTTCATGGAAGTGCGAATTCAGTCCGTGGTTGTTGAATTCATCCTCAACCACGTCGACGTCCTCTTCAGTGGGAAGATCAGCGCCGCCATTCAGGAAGGGGCAG CTTCTCTATCAAGACCCAAGTCCCTGCTGGTTTCCTCTCCATCCACCAAGCTGCTGACGTTGGAGGAAGCCCAGGCACGGACACAGGCGCAGGTCAATTCTCCAATTGtgactgaaaataaatatatcgAAGTAGGAGAAGGACCTGCCGCACTTCAGGGGAGATTTCACACCATAATTGAGTTCCCACTTGAAAG GAGGAGgcctcaaaataaaatgaaaaaatctcCTGTGGGCAGCTGGCGTTCCTTCTTCAACTTGGGGAAATCATCATCTGTTTCTAAACGAAAGCTGCAGCGtaatgagagtgagccctcagaGATGAAAGCCATGGCTCTGAAAG GTGGCAGGGCAGAAGGAACCCTCCGTTCAGCTAAGAGTGAGGAGTCTCTTAGTTCCCTCCATGCAGTCGATG GTGATTCCAAGCTGTTCCGACCCAGAAGACCCAGATCTAGCAGTGATGCACTGAGTGCCTCTTTTAATGGAGAAATGCTGGGCAACCGCTGTAATTCCTATGATAATCTGCCCCATGACAATGAAAGTGAGGACGAAGTAGGGCTGCTTCATATTCCAGCTCTTATGTCTCCTCATTCAGCTGAGGATGTTGATTTAAGCCCACCAGACATTGGAGTAGCCAGCCTGGATTTTGATCCAATGTCATTTCAATGCAGTCCTCCTAAGGCCGAATCAGAGTGTCTGGAGAGCGGTGCTTTCTTTTTAGATTCATTAGGAGACTCCAAGGATAAACCAAGTACCAATAAAAAAGATACAGAAGCAGGTGGTAGCCAGTCTCAGACTCCAGGGAGCACTGCAAGTTCTGAACCTGTCTCTCCTCTTCAGGAGAAACTGAGTCCATTCTTTACCCTGGACTTGAGCCCCACTGAAGAAAAATCATCTAAGCCATCCTCATTCACTGAAAAGGTCGTCTATGCTTTCTCTCCAAAGATTGGACGAAAATTAAGCAAATCACCTTCTATGAACATATCTGAGCCAATTTCAGTCACCCTTCCCACTCGGGTGTCAGAAGTCATTGGTGTCGTCTCAAATACAGCAGCTCAGAATGCATCTTCTCCAACCTGGAACAAAAGTGTTGAAGAAAGTGATGTCATAAATAGATCCCCCACCCAGCTAgtaaagatgaaaacaaatgagagagaggCCCAAGAAGGATGTGAGTCGGAAGTCCAGCCCCTGGACCAGGTGGCTGCTGCAGAAGTAGAATCGCCAGGGAAGGAGGAGCAGTCTGTCTCAAGCAGTCAGAGTAAGGCTGTACCTTCTGGACAGACTCTGGCAG GAGCAGTTACCCATGACCCCCCTCAGGATTCCGTTCCTGTCAGTTCAGTCACTCTTATCCCACCACCACCGCCTCCGAAAAATGTTGCCCGCCTGTTGGCGCTAGCGTTAGCTGAGTCTGCACAGCAAGCCTCAACTCAGTCCTTGAAGAGACCAGGGACTTCCCAGGCCGCTTATACAAATTATGGAGATGTGGCAGTGGCTGCACCTGAAGATAAACTGCCTCACTGCCACTCTAGTGTTACTCTAGATAAAGCCTATGTCCAAACTGAGAGGCCGGCAGAGCAGCTCTGCCTCCAGAACATTGCATCTGTGAACTGTGACCAGCCTATACCAGATCCAGCAGCTCTTGGCGGTCACACCCATTCCAATGCAACTGCAACTGGGGAGCAGCTCCAGCAGGCAGACTTTCCAGGGAATCAGCCCCATCGAACCTGTTTATCTGGGGACCCAGAAAAGGCCAGAATCACTTCAGTTCCCTTAGCAGACTCTAAGTCTGATGATCACGTAAGTTTCCCTGAAGACCAGTCTGCGAAGAACAATATGCCAGCTGTCTCCTTTGTGGATCAGGAGCGGTCTCAACTTCATTTCTACAGTGGAAATCAGCCTCCTTCTTATCTTGGTACAAGTGTGGATAAGCCCCATCACCCTTCAGAACTTGCAGACAAATCTCCCACACCCTCTAATTTCCCTAGGGACAAAATCTGCCCTCCTTCTGGGTCCCCTGAAGAGAATACCAGCACAGCCACCATGGCTTATACCACAGCTGCTCCAGCAACAGCTGAAGTAAGCACCAGAGAAGCCAACTGGGATGTGATTGAACAACCCACCGCAGCTGATTTTGCGGCCGCCACCCTGCAGCGCACTCACAGAACTAATCGTCCCCTCCCCGCGCCTCCTTCCCAGAGATCAGCAGAGCAGCTACCAGTCGTGGGGCAGGTACAAGCAGCAACCAATGTAGGATTAAATAATTCCCACAAG ATTCAAGGAGTAGTTCCAGCTCCAGAGAGGCCACCTGAACCCAGAGCCATGGATGACCCTGCACCTGTCCTTGTCATTGACAACAGCGCAGCTGCTCAGTGTCCCATCTCTACTCCCGCTCTCCAACCAGGCCTTCCTGAAAAGGTGTGGGATGGTGCCAGGGCCCCACCGCTGCACCTGCGTGCTGAGCCTGTCCCTGTGCACTCCTCCTGTGGCTATACTGCACCGGTTCCTCCCACCAGGACAATGGAGAGTAAAATTGCTGCTGCCATACACTCCAGCAGTGTAGATGCTACCAGCAGCTCCAGCTATCATCCCTTTGTCACTGCTTCCTTAGCCTCCGTGGATGATATTTTGCCTTTACCACTTCCTGTCCCACAACCTAAGCATGCTTCTCAGAAAACTGCTTATGCCACCTTTGCTAGGCCTGATGTCATTGCTGAGCCCTTTGGTCCAGAAAACTGTTTGCACTTCGGTATGACTCCAAACTGCCAGTATCGTCCCCAGAGTGTACCTCCACATCACAATAAATTGGAACAGCACCAAGTGTATGGTTCCAGATCAGAGCCACCAGCGTCCATGGGTCCTCGTTATAACACGTACGTGGCCCCGGGAAGAAATGCATCTGGACACCACTCCAAGCCATGCAGCCGGGTTGAGTATGTATCTTCTTTGAGCTCCTCTACTAGGAGTAGTTGTTACCCTGAAGATATTCCACCATACCCTACCATCCGGAGGGTACAGTCTCTCCATGCCCCTCCATCTTCTATGATTCGCTCTGTTCCCATTTCACGGACAGAAGTTCCCCCAGATGATGAACCAGCCTACTGCCCAAGACCTCTGTACCAATATAAGCCATATCAGTCCTCCCAGGCCCGCTCAGATTATCATGTAACACAGCTGCAGCCTTACTTTGAGAATGGTCGGGTCCACTACCGGTATAGCCCATATTCCAGCTCTTCTAGTTCCTATTACAGTCCAGATGGAGCGCTGTGTGATGTGGATGCCTATAGCACAGTACAGTTGAGGCCCCTTCACCGCCTACCCAATCGCGATTTTGCTTTCTACAATCCTAGGCTACAAGGGAAGAACTTATACGGTTATGCTGGTTTGCCTCCACGTCCCCGGGCCAACGTGACTGGCTATTTCTCTGGTAATGACTACAATAATGTAGTCAACGTGGCTCCAACCGCTGATGTAAAGCACACATACACCTCATGGGATCTTGAGGACATGGAAAAATACCGTATGCAATCCATCCGGAGAGAGAGCCGCGCTCGGCAGAAGGTGAAAGGGCCTGTTATGTCCCAGTATGATAACATGACCCCAGCTGTTCAAGATGACTTGGGTGGGATCTATGTCATCCATCTACGTAGTAAATCagatcctgggaaaactggacttCTCTCAgtggcagagggaaaggaggggcGACACCCAGTCAAGGCCATCAGTCCTGAAGGAGATGACCGCTTCTATAGGAAGCATCCAGAGCCAGAGTTCGATAGAGCCCACCACCATGGAGGATATGGCAATGGACAGTCGGAGAAACCATCCCTCCCTCAGAAGCAGAGTAGCCTCAGGAACAGGAAACTTCATGACATGGGTTGTAGTCTCCCTGAGCACAGGGCACATCAGGAAGCAAGCCATAGGCAATTATGTGAATCAAAAAATGGGCCACCTTACCCCCAGGGAGCTGGCCAGTTAGATTATGGGCCCAAAGGGATTCCAGACACTTCTGAGCCAGTCAGCTACCATAACTCTGGAGGGAAATACATTATTTCAGGGCAGGAGTCTTTAAGACTGAACCACAAAGAGGTGAGGCTCTCCAAAGAGTTTGAGAGGCCCCGGGT